From the Leishmania donovani BPK282A1 complete genome, chromosome 30 genome, one window contains:
- a CDS encoding 60S ribosomal protein L9, putative: MVKVKSLCTLQIPEGVTVDVKGRKVTVTGKRGTLTKDLTHLQLDLRVDKKNRTFTVIRWFGSKIPIACLNTTKAHVQNMITGVTKGYRFKVR, translated from the coding sequence ATGGTCAAGGTCAAGAGCCTCTGCACCCTGCAGATCCCGGAGGGTGTGACCGTCGATGTGAAGGGCCGCAAGGTCACCGTCACGGGTAAACGCGGCACCCTCACGAAGGACCTgacgcacctgcagctggaCTTGCGCGTGGACAAAAAGAATCGCACCTTCACGGTGATTCGCTGGTTCGGCTCCAAGATCCCGATCGCGTGCCTGAACACCACCAAGGCGCACGTGCAGAACATGATCACTGGCGTGACGAAGGGCTACCGCTTCAAGGTGCGC
- a CDS encoding calmodulin-related protein, putative has protein sequence MSFSKRPDDVMDGTGDREVATILRSLAPEEVDMLRDTFIYMDRDSDGFVSREEMMAKVASCVGAERFPPLQEYLVPLFQVADKDRDERLSLTEFLMAFADGPGVVPAEVVNSCVADVQVRLTDEEVSALQSNFNRIDTNQDGVIDSEELEVALRTYLVPTFPDLTDENFKEIVSVVMASADADQNGVISLSEFIRSYQEDQGVLPATYLEPTQKSLAGARQLTDDEETVLREAFAVLDRNNDGFVDLEDLYHALSDALGSATEDESQIRDLCNLVMRSSDRSKSGQLTVTDFVRSFLRNIQLMQIPVAVAHERVRVACEKLQQMQDSGELERLVKVFEDLDSDGDGFVVRSELVKVLKVLFHDAFPGWDEEMLTSIMTAIVVGAERNNGGRLSLEEFIRSFVEGSGVLPPEAVKKWDSAPRRGSYSTEDALKQSCYRSSTATDADLGLIGEALSRLYAEKGADGVITEDELHSGIAELYVDDPNRGEEMFHFALQQFVLPRKNGGLMWSANVLFEDEVEEDDRGVRASRLNPSDSAVMRSSTSPSRRPRASVLISANEVVEPTSSAPSRTAWMSSTQSPRHQILPHAADATVHAAVPRSQSSSDKALSCTHTQPKLIDEAATTPAASVMHSWGEKRPLSVNELCSFRPDSTILTEKLKQQFEYYDVEHRGYLDRDTFKKIYATMENYGLDPSPMEVDRRFRRYSRMSDKIFFNEFCILMLQRARL, from the coding sequence ATGTCGTTCTCAAAGAGACCAGATGACGTGATGGATGGCACTGGCGACCGAGAAGTGGCCACCATTCTCCGCTCTCTGGCACCGGAGGAGGTAGACATGCTACGCGACACGTTCATCTACATGGaccgcgacagcgacggcttCGTCAGCCGCGAGGAGATGATGGCGAAGGTGGCCTCTTGTGTTGGCGCAGAGAGGtttccgccgctgcaggagtaCCTTGTACCGCTGTTTCAGGTAGCTGACAAGGACCGCGATGAGCGGCTTAGCCTGACGGAGTTTCTCATGGCGTTCGCAGACGGCCCTGGTGTGGtgccggcggaggtggtAAACAGCTGCGTCGCGGATGTGCAGGTGCGACTAACGGATGAGGAGGTATCGGCACTGCAGAGCAACTTCAATCGTATCGACACGAACCAGGATGGCGTTATCGATTCGGAGGAGCtcgaggtggcgctgcggacgTACCTTGTCCCCACGTTTCCGGATCTGACGGATGAGAATTTCAAGGAGATCGTCTCCGTTGTGATGgccagcgccgacgcggatCAGAACGGTGTCATCTCCTTGTCGGAGTTTATTCGTAGCTACCAGGAGGACCAAGGCGTGCTGCCAGCCACCTATCTAGAGCCCACGCAGAAAAGCCTGGCCGGTGCGCGTCAGCTCAccgacgacgaggagacggtgctgcgggaGGCGTTCGCCGTGCTGGACCGCAACAACGACGGCTTCGTCGACCTCGAGGACCTCTATCACGCCCTCTCGGACGccctcggcagcgccaccgaggACGAGAGCCAAATACGCGACTTGTGCAATTTGGTCATGAGGAGCTCCGACCGCAGCAAGAGCGGCCAGCTCACCGTCACGGATTTTGTCCGCAGCTTCTTGCGGAACATACAACTCATGCAGATCCCTGTGGCGGTCGCCCACGAGCGGGTGCGAGTGGCCTGTGAAAAGCTGCAGCAAATGCAGGACTCAGGGGAGCTCGAGAGGCTCGTAAAGGTGTTCGAAGATCtggacagcgacggcgacgggtTCGTGGTGCGTTCGGAGCTGGTGAAGGTGCTCAAGGTGCTGTTCCACGACGCCTTTCCTGGCTGGGACGAGGAGATGCTGACCTCGATCATGACGGCCATCGTCGTCGGGGCGGAGAGAAACAACGGCGGTCGGCTGTCCCTGGAGGAGTTCATCCGCAGCTTTGTCGAAGGCTCCGGCGTGCTGCCTCCCGAGGCAGTCAAGAAGTGGGACTCCGCCCCCAGGCGTGGCTCGTACTCTACTGAAGACGCTCTGAAGCAGTCGTGCTATAgatccagcaccgccaccgacgcAGATCTCGGTCTCATCGGCGAAGCCTTAAGCCGGCTGTAtgcggagaagggggcggaTGGTGTCATCACAGAGGACGAACTGCACTCCGGCATCGCTGAACTCTACGTTGACGACCCCAACCGCGGAGAAGAGATGTTCCACTTTGCGCTCCAGCAATTTGTGTTGCCCCGCAAAAATGGGGGGTTGATGTGGAGCGCCAACGTCCTTTTCGAAGACGAGGTGGAAGAGGATGACAGGGGCGTGAGGGCAAGCAGGCTCAACCCGAGCGACTCGGCGGTGATGCGCTCATCGACGAGCCCCAGTCGCCGGCCACGCGCTTCAGTGCTCATCTCCGCTAACGAAGTGGTAGAGCCGACATCGAGCGCGCCATCGCGGACGGCGTGGATGTCGTCTACGCAATCGCCAAGACATCAGATCTTGCCACACGCAGCCGATGCCACGGTGCATGCAGCCGTTCCTCGGAGTCAGAGCAGTAGCGACAAAGCTTTATCGTGCACCCACACCCAGCCGAAGCTGATagacgaggcggcgacgacgccggccGCTTCTGTCATGCACAGCtggggagagaagaggcccTTGAGCGTCAATGAACTGTGCAGTTTTCGCCCGGATAGCACCATTCTCACTGAAAAGCTGAAGCAGCAGTTCGAGTACTACGACGTAGAGCATAGGGGCTACCTGGATCGGGATACTTTCAAGAAGATCTACGCGACTATGGAGAACTACGGGCTCGACCCGTCGCCGATGGAAGTGGACAGGCGCTTCCGTCGCTACTCGCGAATGTCGGACAAGATCTTCTTCAACGAGTTCTGCATCCTCATGCTTCAGCGGGCCCGTCTGTGA